In one Dermatophilaceae bacterium Sec6.4 genomic region, the following are encoded:
- the nhaA gene encoding Na+/H+ antiporter NhaA: protein MTEPDPMLQRKVLDPLWEFLHDEAAGGIVLVLAAVVAVIWANSSFSGSYESLWGFRLTLGRGSLSVTEDLQHWVNDGLMAIFFFVVGLEIKRELVIGELRDRRAAVLPAVAAVGGVVLPALIFVALARGEASSGWGIPMATDIAFAVGVLALLGSRVPAGAKLLLLTIAIVDDIIAITVIAIFYSGGVSIGWLAASVAGLLIVVGLRRMGVHAIWPYVVVGVGVWLATLESGVHATIAGVALGLLTPAGKVSGRDVLSTLEHRLHPYSAFAIVPLFALANAGVDFRGGLLGQATSNSLTWAIAAGLLLGKIIGISAAVGICVRTGLGRLPDGVQAVHVVGVAAVAGIGFTVSLFIAELAYDQDELVQTAKVGIFFGSIAAAVLGAAILLIVGRRQSASSVSMQNN, encoded by the coding sequence ATGACCGAGCCCGATCCGATGCTGCAACGCAAAGTGCTGGACCCGCTATGGGAGTTCCTGCACGACGAGGCCGCCGGCGGGATCGTGCTGGTGCTGGCGGCGGTGGTCGCCGTCATCTGGGCCAACAGCTCGTTCTCGGGCAGTTACGAATCGCTGTGGGGTTTCCGGCTCACCCTCGGTCGGGGGTCGCTGTCGGTCACCGAGGACCTGCAGCACTGGGTCAACGACGGATTGATGGCGATCTTCTTTTTCGTCGTGGGGTTGGAGATCAAACGAGAACTCGTGATCGGTGAGTTGCGCGATCGGCGGGCGGCAGTGCTACCAGCGGTCGCTGCCGTGGGCGGGGTTGTCCTGCCGGCTCTCATCTTCGTCGCGTTGGCGCGCGGAGAAGCCAGCAGCGGGTGGGGAATCCCAATGGCCACCGACATTGCTTTCGCGGTCGGGGTCCTGGCCCTGTTGGGAAGCCGGGTACCCGCCGGCGCCAAACTGCTGCTGCTGACCATTGCGATCGTGGACGACATCATTGCGATCACGGTCATCGCGATCTTCTACTCGGGAGGGGTGTCCATCGGGTGGCTTGCCGCGAGTGTGGCCGGACTGCTCATCGTTGTGGGGTTGCGAAGAATGGGCGTCCACGCGATTTGGCCCTACGTGGTGGTGGGAGTCGGGGTGTGGTTGGCGACGTTGGAGTCCGGGGTACACGCCACGATCGCCGGTGTCGCTCTGGGCCTGCTGACCCCGGCCGGAAAGGTCAGCGGCCGCGACGTGTTGTCCACCTTGGAACACCGCTTGCACCCCTACTCCGCCTTTGCCATCGTCCCCTTGTTCGCGCTGGCCAACGCAGGCGTCGATTTTCGCGGCGGACTTCTGGGGCAGGCAACGAGTAACTCGTTGACGTGGGCAATCGCCGCCGGGCTGCTGCTCGGCAAGATCATCGGTATCAGCGCGGCGGTGGGGATCTGCGTCCGCACCGGACTGGGCCGCCTGCCCGACGGGGTCCAGGCGGTGCACGTGGTCGGGGTTGCCGCCGTAGCGGGCATCGGTTTCACCGTGTCGTTGTTCATTGCCGAGCTTGCGTACGACCAGGACGAACTGGTGCAGACTGCGAAGGTGGGAATCTTCTTCGGCTCGATCGCCGCTGCAGTACTCGGCGCGGCCATTCTGCTGATCGTGGGCCGACGGCAATCCGCGTCGTCCGTCAGCATGCAGAACAACTGA
- a CDS encoding TerC family protein encodes MLTVPLWAWAAFAAVIAIMLLIDLLAHRGAHVIGFKEAAWWSALWVGLSLVFAVFVTFTLGTTAGVEFTTAWLLEKSLSVDNLFVFALIFGYFKVPRAYQHRVLFYGVIGALVFRGIFLAAGIAIVSKFTAVLFVFAAILLYSAYKLMKDEEESFDPSTSFAVRLLRKIIPVRDEYAGTKFFLKEAGKRVATPLLAVVVAIEAADLVFAVDSVPAVLAVSDDPFIVYSSNAFAILGLRALYFLLSGLLERFHYLSKGLAIILAFIGFKLILQASHKVISTSIPEIPSLLSLAVIIVVLAASILLSLKVPAPEPEPGTDEQGSQDLIDEQPSKDRV; translated from the coding sequence ATGTTGACTGTTCCCCTGTGGGCCTGGGCCGCCTTCGCGGCCGTGATCGCGATCATGCTGCTGATCGACCTGTTGGCGCACCGCGGTGCGCACGTCATCGGCTTCAAAGAAGCCGCCTGGTGGAGCGCCCTGTGGGTAGGGCTGTCACTGGTATTCGCAGTTTTCGTCACATTCACCCTGGGCACGACTGCCGGGGTTGAGTTCACCACCGCCTGGCTACTGGAGAAGAGCCTGTCGGTCGACAACCTGTTCGTGTTCGCGTTGATCTTCGGGTACTTCAAGGTGCCGCGGGCCTACCAGCACCGGGTGCTGTTCTACGGCGTGATCGGCGCGCTGGTCTTCCGCGGAATCTTCCTCGCCGCCGGTATCGCCATCGTCAGCAAGTTCACCGCCGTCCTGTTCGTGTTCGCCGCGATCCTGCTCTACAGCGCTTACAAACTGATGAAAGACGAAGAGGAGAGCTTCGACCCCAGCACCAGCTTCGCGGTACGCCTCCTACGCAAGATCATCCCGGTCCGCGATGAGTACGCCGGCACGAAGTTCTTCCTCAAGGAAGCCGGTAAGCGCGTCGCCACCCCACTGCTCGCGGTGGTCGTCGCCATCGAAGCCGCCGACCTGGTCTTCGCCGTCGACAGCGTTCCCGCGGTCCTGGCCGTCAGCGACGACCCGTTCATCGTCTACTCCAGCAACGCCTTCGCCATCCTCGGGCTGCGGGCCCTGTACTTCCTGCTCTCGGGTCTGCTCGAGCGGTTCCACTACCTGTCCAAGGGCCTGGCCATCATCCTAGCCTTCATCGGCTTCAAGCTCATCCTGCAGGCCAGCCACAAGGTCATCAGCACCTCCATCCCGGAGATCCCGTCCCTGCTCAGCCTCGCGGTCATCATCGTGGTGCTGGCGGCCTCTATCCTGCTCAGCCTGAAGGTGCCCGCACCGGAACCAGAGCCTGGGACCGATGAGCAGGGCAGCCAGGACCTCATCGATGAGCAGCCCTCCAAGGACCGCGTCTAA
- a CDS encoding hemolysin family protein has product MLTVLSIAFGVVVVMAITTLTGYFVAQEFAYMSVDRSRLKAQAHAGDGGAVRALSVTGRTSFMLSGAQLGITVTGLLVGYVAEPLIGRGLGELLGGVGVPTAVGIGLGTIVALLFCTVVQMLFGELVPKNLAIARPEPVARWLARSTTLYLKVFGWLIRVFDQSSNLLLRALRIQPVHDVEHSATPRDLEHIVATSHESGELPPHLSALLDRILDFPTRTAVHAMVPRARIDTVQADEPVADVLEQMGAGHTRYPVIGSTPDDLCGVIDLHDLLEVPTEGTVRTRTRTAVIVPTTLPLPDVLTHLVTAEQEMALVVDEYGGFAGIVTIEDIAEELVGEIADEHDPKTGNGRAGSAAEGWTMPGDLHIDEVERILGHHLPTGDFETLAGAVIAHFGGFPGPGDVVTIALAPEPADLVGNGGPLVRELVAEVRQIDHYVPSMLFVTLAVGRQGSSDV; this is encoded by the coding sequence GTGCTCACCGTTCTCAGCATCGCGTTCGGGGTGGTGGTCGTTATGGCGATCACCACCCTGACCGGTTACTTCGTCGCTCAGGAATTCGCGTACATGTCGGTGGACCGGTCGCGGTTGAAGGCGCAGGCGCACGCCGGTGACGGCGGGGCTGTCCGCGCGCTGAGCGTGACCGGCCGGACCTCCTTCATGCTGTCGGGCGCCCAGCTGGGAATCACTGTGACCGGCCTGCTGGTGGGGTACGTCGCCGAGCCGCTGATCGGCCGCGGTCTGGGTGAGTTACTCGGCGGTGTCGGCGTTCCCACCGCAGTAGGCATCGGTCTCGGAACGATCGTCGCCCTGCTGTTCTGCACGGTGGTCCAGATGCTCTTCGGAGAGCTGGTCCCCAAGAATCTTGCGATTGCCCGACCAGAACCCGTCGCCCGATGGTTGGCCAGATCGACCACGCTCTACCTGAAGGTGTTCGGGTGGCTGATCCGGGTGTTCGACCAGTCCTCGAACCTGCTGCTGAGGGCGCTGCGGATCCAGCCGGTCCATGACGTCGAACACTCTGCGACACCACGGGATCTGGAACACATCGTCGCGACGTCCCACGAGTCCGGTGAGCTGCCCCCGCACCTGTCAGCCCTGCTGGACAGGATCCTTGACTTCCCGACCCGCACCGCCGTGCACGCGATGGTTCCCAGGGCGCGGATCGACACCGTCCAGGCCGACGAACCGGTGGCCGACGTGCTGGAACAGATGGGCGCAGGCCACACCCGTTACCCGGTGATCGGGTCGACGCCCGATGACCTGTGCGGGGTCATCGACCTGCACGATCTGCTCGAGGTGCCCACCGAGGGGACCGTGCGCACCCGCACCCGCACCGCCGTGATCGTCCCCACCACACTGCCGCTGCCCGACGTGCTGACACACCTGGTGACCGCAGAGCAGGAGATGGCTCTGGTCGTTGATGAGTACGGCGGATTCGCCGGGATCGTGACCATTGAGGACATTGCTGAGGAACTCGTCGGAGAGATCGCCGACGAACACGACCCGAAGACCGGCAATGGCAGGGCCGGTTCCGCGGCCGAGGGCTGGACGATGCCCGGTGACCTACACATCGACGAGGTGGAACGCATCCTGGGCCATCACCTGCCCACCGGAGACTTCGAAACCCTTGCCGGCGCGGTGATCGCGCACTTCGGTGGCTTCCCGGGCCCCGGCGACGTCGTGACCATTGCTCTTGCACCCGAACCCGCAGATCTGGTCGGCAACGGTGGACCCCTCGTGCGGGAACTGGTCGCCGAAGTCCGGCAGATCGACCATTACGTGCCGTCGATGCTCTTCGTGACGCTTGCCGTCGGCCGGCAGGGGTCATCAGATGTTTAG
- a CDS encoding hemolysin family protein, whose protein sequence is MFSPWVIATITVVLIAASAFFVAIEFALIAARRHRLEDAAATSRAARAALRSASELTVLLAGSQLGITVCALLLGAITKPAVHLWLTPAFEGLGTPFWAADAAGFIIAILIVTFLHLVVGEMAPKSWAIAHPEKSAILLALPMRGFIWITRPLLVALNRVANWCLIKVGVEPVDEVSSGQNPDTLRHLVEHSATVGTLDQHYHGQLTSALDLQALTVGDIVRRNAQPGSVAPDATAAEIRAAGQHSGHLRLLVRGDRGFEGVLHVRDSLQAPASCTARALMRPVVAVPSDTPVYEALGAMRETRNHVAVVLDNDGDVAGLLTLTDVLQRLLPISRATHLTRTSTPCLPRQL, encoded by the coding sequence ATGTTTAGCCCCTGGGTCATCGCGACCATCACTGTCGTGTTGATCGCTGCGAGTGCGTTCTTCGTCGCGATCGAGTTCGCGCTCATCGCTGCTCGCCGCCACCGGCTGGAAGACGCCGCGGCCACCAGTCGCGCGGCCCGCGCTGCGCTGCGCAGCGCCTCGGAGTTGACGGTTCTGTTGGCAGGCTCGCAACTGGGCATCACGGTGTGCGCCCTGCTGCTCGGCGCCATCACCAAACCGGCCGTTCACCTGTGGCTGACGCCGGCCTTCGAAGGCTTGGGCACACCATTCTGGGCCGCCGACGCCGCCGGGTTCATCATCGCCATTCTCATCGTCACCTTCCTGCACCTGGTCGTCGGTGAGATGGCACCCAAATCGTGGGCGATCGCGCACCCGGAGAAGTCGGCGATCCTGCTGGCGCTTCCCATGCGCGGTTTCATCTGGATCACCCGGCCGCTGCTGGTTGCCCTCAACCGGGTAGCGAACTGGTGCCTGATCAAGGTCGGAGTGGAGCCGGTCGACGAAGTCTCCTCAGGTCAGAATCCCGACACGCTGCGGCACCTGGTGGAGCACTCGGCCACAGTCGGCACCCTCGACCAGCACTATCACGGTCAGTTGACCAGCGCGCTGGACCTGCAGGCCCTGACGGTAGGTGACATCGTGCGCCGGAATGCGCAGCCGGGCAGTGTGGCTCCCGACGCCACCGCAGCCGAGATTCGCGCGGCGGGCCAACACAGTGGACACCTACGCCTGCTGGTGCGCGGTGACCGGGGATTCGAGGGCGTCCTCCACGTACGGGACAGCCTGCAGGCGCCGGCCTCCTGTACGGCCCGCGCGTTGATGAGACCCGTGGTCGCGGTGCCCTCCGATACCCCCGTGTACGAGGCGCTGGGCGCCATGCGTGAAACCCGTAACCACGTGGCCGTCGTTCTCGACAACGACGGTGACGTGGCCGGTCTCCTCACCCTCACCGACGTCCTACAGCGGCTGCTGCCCATCAGCCGCGCCACCCACCTGACCCGCACCAGCACGCCCTGCCTGCCCCGTCAACTTTGA
- a CDS encoding methyltransferase domain-containing protein: protein MSGTSEPRVFERYGPGAQWYDVLSMERAIYRAGRVALIEALHIAPGERVLDIGCGTGLSLPLLAEAVGDTGQIVGLDPSARMLAQADKRVAEAAWGPRVRLVAGQANTPPSTIGSNFDVALFAYSLGVMDDWREAWEHAVQAVRPGGRIGVVDTDWPAGPWRVLTPAAAGAFVLGGVHPSRQVWKYLRARTVHSTEQTLRGGHVRLATGTVTSTEASSETGT from the coding sequence GTGAGCGGCACCAGTGAGCCTCGAGTCTTCGAGCGTTACGGCCCCGGAGCGCAGTGGTACGACGTGCTCTCGATGGAGCGCGCCATCTACCGGGCCGGTCGTGTCGCCCTGATCGAAGCCCTGCACATCGCACCCGGCGAGCGTGTCCTGGACATCGGCTGCGGCACCGGCCTGAGTCTGCCGCTGCTTGCTGAAGCAGTCGGCGACACCGGGCAGATCGTCGGACTGGACCCCAGCGCGAGGATGCTGGCCCAAGCGGACAAACGCGTTGCCGAGGCTGCGTGGGGTCCGCGGGTCCGACTGGTCGCAGGACAGGCCAACACCCCGCCGAGCACGATCGGCAGCAACTTCGACGTGGCGCTCTTCGCCTATTCCCTCGGCGTCATGGATGACTGGCGCGAGGCGTGGGAGCACGCCGTGCAGGCGGTGCGTCCCGGAGGGCGGATCGGCGTCGTGGACACCGACTGGCCGGCTGGTCCCTGGCGCGTGCTGACCCCCGCGGCGGCCGGGGCGTTCGTCCTCGGCGGTGTGCACCCGTCGCGGCAGGTCTGGAAATACCTGCGAGCGCGGACCGTGCATTCCACCGAGCAGACCCTTCGGGGTGGACACGTACGGCTCGCGACCGGCACTGTCACCAGCACCGAAGCCAGCTCCGAGACCGGCACCTAG
- a CDS encoding CDP-alcohol phosphatidyltransferase family protein, translating to MLDPLARRALAPALTRTGNRLADAGVSALAVTALAVTALGFAVGLGACVAAGLGWWWWALALWLLNRVLDGLDGPVARRRGSSELGGFLDIVADFTIYAGFVIGVAVAVPSARLACVTLLAAYYVSGATLLALSSLLERLDRAGDGESTTGQPDDRSLRFVGGLAEGTETVVAYTFICVLPGYAEPIAWIFAAVVAVTAVQRASYGVRLLAS from the coding sequence GTGCTTGATCCGCTCGCCCGGCGCGCGCTGGCCCCAGCTCTGACACGGACCGGGAACAGGCTCGCCGACGCGGGTGTCTCCGCGCTCGCTGTCACCGCGCTCGCTGTCACCGCGCTCGGCTTCGCCGTCGGGCTCGGCGCGTGCGTCGCGGCGGGGCTCGGCTGGTGGTGGTGGGCGCTGGCGCTGTGGCTGTTGAACAGGGTGCTGGACGGGTTGGACGGGCCGGTCGCCCGGCGTCGGGGTAGCAGTGAGCTCGGCGGTTTCCTGGACATCGTGGCGGACTTCACGATCTACGCGGGGTTCGTGATCGGGGTGGCCGTGGCAGTGCCGTCGGCGCGACTGGCCTGTGTCACGTTGCTGGCGGCCTACTACGTGTCGGGGGCGACGTTGCTCGCGCTGTCCTCGCTACTGGAACGACTCGACCGGGCCGGTGACGGCGAGAGCACCACGGGTCAGCCGGACGACCGTTCGCTGCGCTTCGTCGGCGGGCTCGCAGAAGGCACCGAAACCGTGGTCGCCTACACATTTATCTGTGTGCTGCCCGGCTATGCCGAGCCGATTGCCTGGATCTTCGCAGCGGTCGTCGCTGTGACCGCAGTCCAGCGGGCGTCCTACGGGGTCCGGCTGCTCGCGAGCTAG
- a CDS encoding MMPL family transporter yields MSHQAPQTQDADRSGASSSQGRILGSRLRIILPVLVLVVWLLIGGVAGPFAGKLGAVSTNDPASFLPTSAEATKVADLQKTFQDKKINPAILVYERSSGITAADTGAVAKAVASVADSKSVVGKVVGPIPSKDGKALEVIVPVDGTLGDQTVAVVNQLGTKLKADLPPGLSAYVTGPAGFAVDLTNAFAGIDGILLLVAVVVVLVILVIVYRSPILPFLVLISALFALSLASGVVYFLTDSGAITLNGQSQGILFILVVGAATDYALLLTARFREELREEESRFVAMKVALRQSAAPILASGVTVILALLCLLVSSLNSTASLGPVAAIGIACALFAALTFLPAALVLLGRKAYWPKGPKYGSEHPERAGLWGKVAALVGRQPRKLWIVCTVVLIGFVAFLPTLRASGVPQSALFLNKAQSVTGQDVAAKHFPAGAGSPVEIIGPVASTAKVLAAVQKVDGIASVAVLGAGGQPVAPGGDPKVVNGKVEIQATLKQAADSDSALQTIGRLRTSVGKAAPGTLVGGQSAIQLDTQRAAERDLRVIIPIVLLVILGLLMLLLRAVVAPVLLLASVVLSFAATLGVSALVFNHVFDFQGADPSVPLYGFVFLVALGVDYNIFLMTRVREESARHGTRKGIQRGLAATGGVITSAGIVLAATFSALSVIPILFLAQIAFIVAFGVLLDTLVVRSLLVPALAEDIGRAIWWPSKLDSGERSDTPAHASSS; encoded by the coding sequence ATGTCACACCAGGCACCCCAGACACAGGACGCGGATCGCTCGGGCGCCAGCTCTTCCCAGGGCAGGATTCTGGGTAGCAGGCTGCGGATCATCTTGCCGGTGCTCGTGCTGGTGGTGTGGCTGCTGATCGGTGGCGTCGCCGGGCCGTTCGCCGGCAAGCTCGGCGCTGTTTCGACCAACGACCCGGCAAGTTTCCTGCCGACCAGCGCCGAAGCCACGAAGGTCGCCGACCTGCAGAAGACGTTCCAGGACAAGAAGATCAACCCGGCGATCCTGGTCTACGAACGCTCCAGCGGAATCACCGCCGCCGACACGGGTGCGGTGGCCAAGGCGGTCGCCTCCGTTGCTGACTCCAAGAGTGTGGTCGGCAAGGTCGTGGGTCCGATCCCGTCCAAGGATGGCAAAGCCCTGGAGGTGATCGTCCCGGTGGACGGCACCCTGGGTGATCAGACGGTGGCGGTCGTCAATCAGCTCGGCACCAAGCTGAAGGCGGATCTACCGCCCGGTTTGTCGGCCTACGTGACGGGTCCGGCGGGTTTCGCCGTCGACCTGACCAATGCCTTTGCGGGGATCGACGGGATTCTGCTGCTCGTTGCGGTGGTCGTCGTGCTGGTCATCCTCGTGATCGTCTACCGCAGTCCGATCCTGCCCTTCCTGGTGCTGATCTCGGCGCTCTTCGCGCTGTCGTTGGCCAGCGGAGTGGTGTACTTCCTCACCGACAGCGGCGCGATCACCCTCAACGGGCAGAGTCAGGGAATTCTGTTCATTCTGGTCGTCGGTGCTGCGACGGACTACGCGTTGTTACTGACCGCCCGGTTCCGGGAGGAGCTGCGCGAAGAGGAGTCGCGCTTCGTGGCGATGAAGGTGGCGCTGCGTCAGTCCGCAGCACCGATCCTCGCCTCCGGCGTGACGGTCATCCTCGCGTTGCTGTGCCTGCTGGTCAGCAGCCTCAACTCCACCGCGAGCCTGGGCCCGGTGGCGGCGATCGGGATCGCCTGCGCCCTCTTTGCTGCGCTGACGTTCCTGCCTGCCGCCCTGGTGCTGCTGGGTCGCAAGGCGTACTGGCCGAAGGGGCCGAAGTACGGCTCGGAACACCCCGAGCGCGCTGGACTGTGGGGCAAGGTGGCAGCCCTGGTCGGGCGCCAGCCGCGCAAACTCTGGATCGTCTGCACGGTCGTGCTGATCGGCTTCGTGGCGTTCCTACCCACGCTGCGAGCCAGCGGTGTGCCGCAGAGCGCGCTCTTCCTGAACAAGGCTCAGTCGGTCACCGGCCAGGATGTCGCCGCCAAGCACTTCCCGGCGGGCGCGGGTAGTCCGGTGGAGATCATCGGTCCGGTCGCCTCGACCGCGAAGGTGCTGGCCGCCGTGCAGAAAGTCGACGGAATCGCGTCGGTCGCCGTACTCGGTGCCGGTGGTCAACCGGTCGCGCCGGGCGGCGACCCGAAGGTGGTGAACGGCAAGGTCGAGATCCAGGCGACACTCAAGCAGGCCGCCGACAGCGACAGCGCACTGCAGACCATCGGCCGGCTGCGTACCTCGGTTGGCAAGGCCGCTCCGGGCACGCTCGTCGGCGGACAGAGCGCCATCCAACTGGACACCCAGCGGGCTGCTGAGCGGGATCTGCGGGTCATCATCCCGATCGTGCTGCTGGTGATCCTGGGCTTGTTGATGCTGCTGTTGCGAGCGGTGGTGGCGCCCGTTCTGCTGCTGGCGTCGGTGGTGCTCAGCTTCGCGGCGACGCTCGGCGTGTCGGCGCTGGTGTTCAACCACGTCTTCGATTTCCAGGGCGCTGACCCGTCGGTGCCGCTCTACGGATTCGTATTCCTGGTGGCGCTGGGGGTCGACTACAACATCTTCCTGATGACCAGAGTGCGCGAGGAGAGTGCGCGACACGGGACGAGGAAGGGCATTCAACGCGGCCTGGCCGCGACCGGAGGCGTGATCACCTCGGCTGGCATCGTGCTGGCGGCGACCTTCTCGGCGCTCAGCGTGATCCCGATCCTGTTCCTCGCGCAGATTGCCTTCATCGTGGCGTTCGGTGTGCTGCTGGACACCCTGGTGGTGCGGTCGTTGCTGGTACCGGCCCTGGCCGAGGACATCGGTCGCGCTATCTGGTGGCCGAGCAAGCTGGACAGCGGCGAGCGTTCCGACACGCCTGCCCACGCATCATCGAGTTGA
- a CDS encoding MarR family winged helix-turn-helix transcriptional regulator → MSTPESGSGRPDSIGQQIHDLLMLSPAVHAELAARVGVGVTDLLALDHTTSAPSQLGVVELANLLKIRSASATVLVDRLVARGHLERAPHTTDGRRTSLHPTATAHQEVRAALQPLVRDLGEITDDLSPAEREVVLRVLHQVNAALRAFTQASDPSAAVADSSEYQTDGDADHQDGDHRAVGPGQHTT, encoded by the coding sequence ATGAGCACTCCAGAGAGCGGATCCGGGCGACCGGACAGCATCGGTCAGCAGATCCACGACCTGCTGATGCTCTCCCCTGCGGTGCACGCCGAGCTCGCGGCGCGGGTCGGCGTCGGAGTGACCGACCTGCTGGCACTGGACCACACCACCTCGGCGCCCAGCCAACTCGGCGTCGTCGAGCTCGCCAATCTGCTCAAGATCCGATCCGCGTCAGCCACGGTGCTCGTCGACCGGCTGGTCGCGCGCGGTCACCTCGAGCGCGCGCCGCACACCACCGACGGGCGCCGCACCAGCCTGCATCCCACGGCCACCGCGCACCAGGAGGTCCGCGCGGCCCTTCAGCCCCTGGTCCGGGACCTGGGCGAAATCACCGACGATCTGAGCCCGGCCGAACGCGAGGTCGTGCTGCGGGTCCTGCACCAGGTCAATGCGGCGCTGCGGGCATTCACGCAGGCGTCGGACCCCTCAGCCGCCGTTGCGGACAGCAGCGAGTACCAGACCGACGGGGATGCTGATCACCAGGACGGCGATCACCGCGCGGTAGGCCCAGGCCAGCACACGACGTGA
- the fdxA gene encoding ferredoxin produces MTYVIGQPCVDVLDRACVEECPVDCIYEGARSLYIHPDECVDCGACEPVCPVEAIYYEDDLPDALHPYLLDNEVFFTETLDGRDEPLGSPGGAAKFGALGADTPLVAGLPPQVPATS; encoded by the coding sequence ATGACGTACGTGATCGGTCAGCCCTGCGTGGATGTGCTGGACCGGGCCTGTGTGGAGGAATGCCCGGTCGACTGCATCTACGAAGGCGCCCGCAGCCTCTACATCCATCCCGACGAATGTGTCGACTGCGGCGCCTGCGAGCCGGTGTGCCCGGTCGAGGCGATCTACTACGAGGACGACCTGCCCGACGCGTTGCACCCGTATCTGCTCGACAACGAAGTCTTCTTCACCGAAACGTTGGACGGCAGGGATGAGCCGCTGGGCTCTCCCGGCGGCGCCGCCAAGTTCGGCGCGCTCGGCGCAGACACCCCGTTGGTGGCTGGCCTGCCCCCGCAGGTGCCTGCCACCTCCTGA
- a CDS encoding DeoR/GlpR family DNA-binding transcription regulator — translation MARVGAHDVTTHGLSQRRDLVRAEVLKAGYVRVEDLAQTHQVSLMTMHRDLDQLQIEGWITKIRGAATANPTALRDAGVTERSMSMSAEKAAIVREAGRLLGRGQTIFLDDSTTAIGLVPLLSVHAPVTFATNFVPAMALVSPSDGVEVKLLGGTYDPRLQSCSGLQTVDAINNLQADLLFMSTTGITESRCVHRSEATLMVRRALLARSLRKVLLVDHAKFGRPAPHVLCGVEAFDTIITDDRASEEDLQGLRERCTDVRVAATEP, via the coding sequence ATGGCGAGGGTGGGAGCGCACGACGTGACGACGCATGGTTTGTCCCAGCGCCGGGACCTGGTGCGCGCGGAGGTCCTGAAGGCCGGGTATGTCCGCGTGGAAGACCTCGCCCAAACCCACCAGGTCAGTTTGATGACGATGCACCGCGACCTGGATCAGCTGCAGATCGAAGGCTGGATCACCAAGATCCGCGGGGCTGCGACCGCCAACCCGACCGCATTGCGCGATGCCGGCGTCACTGAGCGCAGCATGTCGATGAGCGCTGAGAAAGCCGCCATAGTCCGTGAGGCAGGCCGACTTCTGGGGCGCGGCCAGACGATTTTCCTGGACGACAGCACGACGGCAATCGGCCTGGTCCCGCTGCTGTCGGTACACGCTCCGGTTACCTTCGCCACCAACTTCGTGCCGGCGATGGCTCTGGTCAGTCCGTCCGACGGGGTGGAGGTGAAGCTGCTCGGCGGCACCTATGACCCGCGCCTGCAGTCGTGTTCGGGCCTGCAGACTGTCGACGCGATCAACAATTTGCAGGCAGACCTCTTGTTCATGTCCACGACCGGGATCACCGAGAGCCGCTGCGTGCACCGCTCAGAAGCCACCCTCATGGTGCGCCGCGCGCTCCTGGCCCGCAGTCTGCGCAAGGTGCTACTGGTCGATCATGCAAAATTTGGTCGACCTGCACCCCATGTGCTGTGCGGGGTGGAGGCGTTCGACACGATCATCACCGATGATCGGGCCTCCGAAGAAGACCTGCAAGGGCTGCGGGAACGGTGCACCGACGTGCGTGTTGCCGCCACCGAACCCTGA